The Candidatus Thorarchaeota archaeon region ATAGTGGAGAAGGCCGGGCTTGACACCAAGACCGGGATTGAGGCGATGGAAGAGGAGTACAACCTCACTCTTGCAGACATCAAGAAGAACGCGGATGCATTCATCTTCCAACGATGATGGTGATGCGACCGCAAGAGTGATAGTCACACCTCGAAGCTGGTTGCACGAGGCTATGTTTTGGAGATAGCGGACACCGACATACAGCGGATTCTGTCTGGTTCGTATGCAGTGGTCTTGAGGCCGGGCCGACAAGAGATGACCACCAAGATCGAGATCTATTCGGACACTCTGCGAGACCGCCAGAGAACACAGTTGACAGGGATGGTGGAGTACGGACTCAGGCCGAGCGGCCTTCTCGAGGTGCTGCGGGCATGGTTTGTCAAATACAACAGGCCTGTGTACTACCAGCCGAAGGAGTTTCACGAGATACTGAGGGCGGCCAAACACATCATGGTCCCACGAAAGGAACTCCCCGACTTTCTCGATCTGCTCAGGGACTTCCTACAACGTCTTCAGACAACGCCACTGAGAGTATTGCCGCTGTGTGAGCACTGTCTGAGAGAGGAGAGACTGACCATCCTGACAAAGCGCAATGCAGTGATAGCTTCAACCAGTGAGGTGACATGCACTACCTGTGCTCAGGCCGAACTGAGGTCAGACCTGAAGAGCCTCGGACTTGAGATGTCCCCGGGCATGATGCGCCAGCTAGAGTATCATCTCACCAAGGTCAGGTCGGTGCCGAGAGTCATGGAGATGATGTCTGTGGGGTTTGACCCGGTCAGTCAGCCAGACCTTACACTGTTCGACACGATAACGGGTGGAGTCAGCGGCAGTTCAAGGAGTTTCGCAGACCTTCCTCTTCCAGAGGAGATCAAGTCGCTCTATGCGGCGGAGGGCTATGACAGGCTACTGCCGGTCCAAGAGATGGTGATTGATGCAGGTCTCCTAGAGGGACGCTCTCTCCTTGTCGTCTCGTCCACGTCGTCCGGAAAGACGCTCATTGGCGAGATGGCGGGAATACCCAAGGCGATGTCAGGAAAGAAAATGATCTACCTGAGCCCTCTCGTTGCGCTGACAAATGAGAAGTACGACCTGTGGCGGAGACGCTACAAGAGACTCGGACTGAGGACAGGGATCAAGGTGGGGATGTCACGACTCGAGGTGGGTGATGAGGGACATCCGATTGTTGACACCGACATCACCAAGGCGCACATCATCTGTGCCACGTATGAGGCGCTTGACAACATCTTCAGAGCAGGGGAGACCGAGACGATAGGCGAGATTGGGACCGTCGTGGTCGATGAGATACAGAACCTTGCGGACCCCGAACGTGGACCTGAGTTGGATGGGCTGCTGACCAGACTCCGGAATCATGCTCCTGATGCGCAGATAGTGGCACTCTCGGCAACTGTGGGGTCTCCTGAGAAGCTGGCAAAGGAACTCGGACTGCGCCTCGTCAGATATGAAGGACGGCCGGTTCCACTCGAACGCCATCTTGTATTCGCTCGAAGCGAGGACGAGAAGCGCAACATCACTGCACGGCTTGTACGGCAGGAGTTCAAGCGAGTCAGTTCGTTCGGCAACAAGGGTCAGTCAATAGTGTTCACCTTCTCGAGGAGAAGAGCACATGCACTGGCGGACTGGTTGAACGAACAGCGCGTGTCAGCAGCTGTGTACCATGGCGGGCTGCCGTACGGTCGCAGAAGAGCAATAGAGAACGCCTTTGCGAAGCAGAGGGTTGCATGTGTGGTCACAACCGCGGCACTTGGAGCAGGCGTCGACTTACCAGCCTCTCAGGTCATCTTTGAGTCGCTGACCATGGGGGCAGACTGGCTCTCCAACGCAGAGTTCGAGCAGATGCTAGGACGTGCGGGCCGACTGGGC contains the following coding sequences:
- a CDS encoding DEAD/DEAH box helicase, which codes for MEIADTDIQRILSGSYAVVLRPGRQEMTTKIEIYSDTLRDRQRTQLTGMVEYGLRPSGLLEVLRAWFVKYNRPVYYQPKEFHEILRAAKHIMVPRKELPDFLDLLRDFLQRLQTTPLRVLPLCEHCLREERLTILTKRNAVIASTSEVTCTTCAQAELRSDLKSLGLEMSPGMMRQLEYHLTKVRSVPRVMEMMSVGFDPVSQPDLTLFDTITGGVSGSSRSFADLPLPEEIKSLYAAEGYDRLLPVQEMVIDAGLLEGRSLLVVSSTSSGKTLIGEMAGIPKAMSGKKMIYLSPLVALTNEKYDLWRRRYKRLGLRTGIKVGMSRLEVGDEGHPIVDTDITKAHIICATYEALDNIFRAGETETIGEIGTVVVDEIQNLADPERGPELDGLLTRLRNHAPDAQIVALSATVGSPEKLAKELGLRLVRYEGRPVPLERHLVFARSEDEKRNITARLVRQEFKRVSSFGNKGQSIVFTFSRRRAHALADWLNEQRVSAAVYHGGLPYGRRRAIENAFAKQRVACVVTTAALGAGVDLPASQVIFESLTMGADWLSNAEFEQMLGRAGRLGKHDSGKVYVIVQPDKKYHAGQEKSEDEVAVELLNGVVEDVEPFADAEVCVEQALALICSTPPTTVKEIARIYGRMLSCSVSAADALKILVRKRMITVSEGDVRPTELGRATSLSFFTPSEGLEVLRLAGKMDVIDIAVSLEPFENVYLSTRLQGEVDAAFRTHMPTRLFSGVFSDLGDLSRRDGGAARLADWVYDVLGRWTMKIFNCGCPLFPECDHAKIRLGRWMVDRRKEGLNPSGIAAQLQREFELWAYPGDIFSWLDSLIHTLKGVQRISAVAGKVDLGAEIDEQIARIERPLESALSDDKDKEKVEGDGQGEEKEEVEGEEMEETEEDWEGKEEKRPAEG